From the Prunus dulcis chromosome 4, ALMONDv2, whole genome shotgun sequence genome, one window contains:
- the LOC117624431 gene encoding B3 domain-containing transcription factor LEC2: MDNFHPPSIPSTSTITSVPQEQHSQLSICEPMSCPPSTTCSPSTTQYYCYPAQYLAPNPGLQFQYAYPYQQAGQPMYPFLVSGQPNVVVSTEQDSLARSGWTLDALVSKAARKERRMARQRSLSLSRNNANAAASSESSSPSSRRHAPFPWNEDDDQGSMSTSSSGAGTDMQNINRHLYTFCTPDNKKLRVMFKKELKNSDVGSLGRIVLPKKEAEENLPMLSDKEGIQLMIRDVYSDQEWGLKYKYWSNNKSRMYLLENTGDFVKQHKLEVGDCICLLEDEDKNLYISTETRAGSIHAKPPSRINNNNNNNNDHKANNSNSNTTAEGNTPDSNPNYADANTNTNAKSYSNNHNATADIPTPLAYTYVARDEEDASSSSLALLVQQLQKEQEANTIIALSMTCASSPHIQCEEANDAIGHIETSTQPSTLAGVEPAPSPSPSQRRAMTRMANDDQFETDDCYKGLGTLPEVDRYKYCDDFCLFDYNGSITTDDDKS; this comes from the exons ATGGACAACTTCCACCCACCTTCCATCCCCTCCACATCAACCATAACCTCCGTTCCCCAAGAACAACATTCACAGTTGTCCATTTGTGAACCAATGAGCTGTCCCCCTTCAACAACTTGTAGTCCTTCAACCACTCAGTACTATTGTTATCCGGCACAGTATCTAGCACCAAATCCGGGCCTGCAATTCCAATATGCATATCCTTATCAGCAGGCCGGTCAGCCCATGTATCCGTTCCTGGTCAGTGGCCAGCCAAATGTGGTAGTGTCCACAGAGCAGGACAGCCTGGCCAGATCAGGATGGACTCTGGATGCATTAGTCTCCAAGGCGGCGAGAAAGGAGAGAAGGATGGCCAGGCAGAGGAGTCTCAGTTTGAGCAGAAACAATGCCAatgctgctgcttcttctgagtcttcttctccatcttcaAGGAGGCATGCTCCATTTCCGTGGAATGAGGATGATGATCAGGGAAGTATGTCCACGTCGTCGTCTGGTGCTGGTACTGATATGCAGAACATCAACAGACACCTCTACACGTTCTGCACGCCGGATAACAAG aAACTGAGAGTGATGTTTAAGAAGGAGTTGAAGAACAGTGATGTTGGATCTTTGGGCAGGATTGTCCTTCCAAAG AAAGAAGCAGAGGAAAACCTTCCAATGCTCTCTGACAAAGAAGGCATCCAGCTGATGATCAGAGATGTATATTCTGACCAGGAGTGGGGCTTGAAGTATAA GTAttggtcaaataacaaaagTCGAATGTACCTCTTAGAGAACACAG GCGACTTTGTTAAGCAACACAAGTTGGAGGTGGGAGATTGTATTTGTCTTTTGGAGGATGAAGACAAGAACCTT TACATCTCCACAGAAACGAGAGCAGGATCAATACATGCCAAGCCCCCCTCAcgcatcaacaacaacaacaacaacaacaacgaCCATAAAGCCAACAACTCAAACAGCAACACCACCGCCGAAGGCAACACTCCGGACTCCAACCCAAACTACGCCGATGCCAACACCAACACCAATGCCAAAAGCTATAGCAACAACCACAACGCTACCGCTGACATACCTACACCTTTGGCGTATACCTATGTAGCTAGGGATGAAGAAGatgcatcatcatcatctctagCACTACTTGTACAACAACTTCAGAAAGAGCAAGAAGCTAACACCATAATTGCATTGTCCATGACGTGTGCTTCTTCGCCGCACATACAATGTGAGGAAGCTAACGACGCCATTGGACATATCGAAACCTCTACGCAACCATCTACATTGGCAGGGGTCGAGCCTGCCCCATCACCATCACCGTCACAGAGGAGAGCAATGACGAGGATGGCAAACGATGATCAGTTTGAGACCGATGACTGCTACAAAGGCCTTGGGACACTCCCGGAAGTTGATCGCTATAAGTATTGTGATGACTTTTGTCTTTTTGATTATAACGGCAGCATAACAACGGACGACGACAAGTCGTAG
- the LOC117625998 gene encoding 30S ribosomal protein S5, chloroplastic has translation MAMSTSSSSLSSLSSLSLHTSPRLSLSPFSAATTSITKPKRPISLFLSSTSSSRPTTVIFNAAAADVETSFFDNEDPEFDGVFEPPEVPEGFVPPPSFDDESSETEDEIAAAYEELYGPAYSGESVLGNDIYVMDSNVKKTGAFGKLKKEKIRDGFEERVVQVRRVTKVVKGGKQLHFRAIVVVGDKQGQVGVGVGKAKEVIGAVQKSAVNARRNIISVPMTKYLTFPHRSEGDYGAAKVMLRPASPGTGVIAGGSVRIVLEMAGVENALGKQLGSKNALNNARATVVGIQKMRQFSDVARERGIPMEELWK, from the exons ATGGCAATGTCCACAAgctcttcatctctctcttctctctcctctctctctctccacaccTCTCCACGCCTCTCTCTGTCCCCTTTCTCAGCTGCCACCACCTCCATAACCAAACCCAAAAGACCcatttctcttttcctctctTCCACCTCCTCGTCACGACCCACCACTGTTATCTTCAATGCCGCAGCAGCTGACGTCGAGACCTCCTTCTTCGACAACGAAGACCCCGAATTTGACGGAGTCTTCGAGCCCCCTGAGGTCCCAGAAGGCTTCGTTCCCCCACCTTCCTTCGACGACGAGTCGTCTGAGACCGAGGACGAGATCGCCGCAGCTTACGAGGAGCTGTACGGTCCAGCCTACAGTGGCGAGAGCGTTCTGGGCAATGACATCTACGTAATGGACTCTAACGTAAAAAAGACAGGTGCTTTTGGGAAattgaagaaggagaagatcaGAGATGGGTTTGAGGAGAGGGTGGTTCAGGTGAGGAGGGTCACCAAGGTGGTTAAAGGAGGCAAGCAGTTGCATTTCAGAGCTATTGTGGTGGTCGGTGACAAGCAGGGCCAAGTGGGTGTTGGTGTTGGCAAAGCCAAGGAGGTTATTGGTGCGGTTCAAAAGTCTGCTGTGAATGCTAGAAGGAACATTATCAGTGTGCCCATGACTAAGTACCTCACTTTTCCTCATAG ATCTGAGGGAGATTACGGAGCAGCCAAGGTAATGCTTAGACCTGCGTCTCCCGGTACTGGAGTTATTGCTGGAGGTTCTGTCAGAATCGTGCTCGAAATGGCAGGGGTAGAAAATGCTCTAGGAAAGCAACTGGGAAGCAAGAATGCTTTGAACAATGCCAGAGCGACTGTAGTTGGTATCCAGAAAATGCGGCAATTTAGTGATGTGGCTCGGGAACGTGGTATCCCCATGGAAGAGCTATGGAAGTGA